One window of Corynebacterium doosanense CAU 212 = DSM 45436 genomic DNA carries:
- the gcvT gene encoding glycine cleavage system aminomethyltransferase GcvT, which yields MSDLRNSPLHDIHAELGASFTPFGEWNMPLKYGNELDEHKAVRSTAGVFDLSHMGEVRVTGPDAGAFLDYSLISTLSTAKIGQAKYSMITAADGGIIDDLITYRLGDNEFLVVPNASNTPPVWDALSERAQNFDVELTNESLDTAMIAVQGPKAEEIVLRLVADGDAATVRELGYYRCAQLTAGGHDVMLARTGYTGEDGFELVLPNEEAVDLWNQVMAVAGDFNAIPAGLAARDSLRLEAAMPLYGQELSLDITPVEAGMGRAFAKKEADFVGRDALTGREPSVEIAALTSEQRRAARPGAEIFLGDEKIGVVTSGQPSPTLGHPIALAHITPEHAAEGTEVEIDVRGKRLPFTVSPRPFYKREK from the coding sequence ATGTCTGACCTGCGCAACAGCCCCCTGCATGACATCCACGCCGAGCTCGGCGCGAGCTTCACCCCCTTCGGGGAGTGGAACATGCCGCTGAAGTACGGCAACGAGCTCGACGAGCACAAGGCCGTGCGTTCCACCGCGGGTGTCTTCGACCTGTCGCACATGGGCGAGGTCCGCGTCACCGGGCCCGACGCCGGTGCGTTCCTGGACTACAGCCTCATCTCCACGCTCTCCACCGCGAAGATCGGGCAGGCGAAGTACTCCATGATCACCGCGGCGGACGGTGGAATTATCGACGACCTCATCACCTACCGCCTGGGCGACAACGAGTTCCTCGTCGTGCCCAACGCCTCCAACACCCCTCCCGTGTGGGACGCGCTGAGCGAGCGCGCACAGAACTTCGACGTGGAGCTGACCAACGAGTCCCTCGACACCGCGATGATCGCCGTCCAGGGCCCGAAGGCCGAGGAGATCGTCCTGCGCCTGGTCGCCGACGGCGACGCCGCCACCGTGCGTGAGCTCGGCTACTACCGCTGCGCCCAGCTCACGGCCGGCGGTCACGACGTCATGCTCGCCCGCACCGGTTACACCGGCGAGGACGGCTTCGAGCTCGTCCTCCCAAATGAGGAAGCCGTCGATCTGTGGAACCAGGTGATGGCCGTCGCGGGTGACTTCAACGCTATCCCCGCCGGCCTGGCCGCGCGTGACTCGCTGCGCCTGGAGGCGGCCATGCCGCTCTACGGCCAGGAGCTCTCCCTGGACATCACCCCGGTGGAGGCCGGGATGGGTCGGGCCTTCGCCAAGAAGGAGGCGGACTTCGTGGGCAGGGACGCCCTCACCGGCCGTGAGCCCAGCGTGGAGATCGCCGCGCTGACCTCCGAGCAGCGCCGCGCCGCCCGCCCGGGCGCGGAGATCTTCCTCGGCGACGAGAAGATCGGCGTGGTCACCTCCGGCCAGCCGTCCCCGACGCTCGGCCACCCCATCGCACTCGCGCACATCACTCCCGAGCACGCCGCCGAGGGCACCGAGGTGGAGATCGACGTCCGCGGCAAGCGCCTGCCCTTCACGGTGTCCCCGCGCCCGTTCTATAAGCGCGAAAAGTAG
- the gcvH gene encoding glycine cleavage system protein GcvH — protein sequence MATLPNDFSYSEDHEWINATGDLSGKTVRVGITSVAAERLGEVVYAEVPEVGDQVTHSENCGEVESTKSVSDLFSPVTGTVTAVNEAVADDYSLINADPFGEGWLFEVEVDEAGPLLTAEEYGAANGV from the coding sequence ATGGCTACCCTTCCCAACGACTTCTCCTACTCCGAGGACCACGAGTGGATCAACGCCACCGGCGACCTCTCCGGCAAGACCGTCCGCGTCGGCATCACCTCCGTCGCGGCTGAGCGCCTGGGCGAGGTCGTCTACGCCGAGGTCCCCGAGGTCGGCGACCAGGTCACCCACTCCGAGAACTGCGGCGAGGTCGAGTCCACCAAGAGTGTCTCCGACCTCTTCTCCCCCGTCACCGGCACCGTCACCGCCGTCAACGAGGCCGTGGCCGACGACTACTCGCTCATCAACGCCGACCCCTTCGGCGAGGGTTGGCTCTTCGAGGTCGAGGTCGACGAGGCCGGCCCGCTCCTGACCGCCGAGGAGTACGGCGCAGCGAACGGCGTCTAA
- the lipB gene encoding lipoyl(octanoyl) transferase LipB, producing the protein MTAPRDPFFPAHQPIRADAQTPLDVQRIGLIDYLDAWDLQAETARRRAAGEIGDTVLVVEHPSVYTAGKRTQPEDRPTNGQPVVDVDRGGRITWHGEGQLVVYPIIKLAEPVDVVDYVRRLEEAIIHVVRGFGIDKAGRIDGRSGVWVPGAGGESPLRDRKIAALGIRITRGVTMHGLSLNCANTLEFYEPIVACGIDDADVTTLSLELGREVGTAEAADPLLWALDEVLSGRMTVADHSFGSAPDPSKGLGGKKRIT; encoded by the coding sequence ATGACTGCCCCCCGAGATCCCTTTTTTCCGGCCCACCAACCCATCCGCGCGGACGCCCAGACACCCCTGGACGTGCAGAGGATCGGCCTCATCGACTACCTCGACGCCTGGGACCTGCAGGCGGAGACGGCCCGCCGGCGCGCGGCGGGTGAGATCGGGGACACCGTCCTCGTCGTGGAACACCCCAGCGTCTACACGGCCGGCAAACGCACCCAGCCGGAGGATCGTCCCACCAACGGCCAGCCGGTCGTCGACGTCGACCGCGGTGGGCGGATCACCTGGCACGGCGAGGGCCAGCTCGTGGTCTATCCCATCATCAAACTCGCGGAACCCGTCGATGTGGTGGACTACGTCCGTCGATTAGAAGAGGCGATCATCCACGTGGTGCGCGGCTTCGGCATCGACAAGGCCGGGCGTATCGACGGTCGTTCCGGCGTCTGGGTGCCGGGGGCGGGCGGCGAGTCCCCCCTGCGCGACCGGAAGATCGCGGCCCTGGGCATCCGCATCACCCGCGGAGTGACCATGCACGGCCTGTCGCTGAACTGCGCCAACACGCTGGAATTCTACGAACCCATCGTGGCGTGCGGGATCGACGACGCCGACGTGACCACGCTTTCCCTGGAGCTGGGGCGCGAGGTGGGCACGGCCGAGGCCGCCGACCCGCTGCTCTGGGCGTTGGACGAGGTGCTCAGCGGGCGGATGACCGTCGCGGACCACTCCTTCGGCTCGGCACCGGACCCCTCGAAGGGGTTAGGTGGGAAGAAAAGAATTACCTAG
- the lipA gene encoding lipoyl synthase: MTIAPEGRRLLRIEKRNIQTPIESKPRWIRNSVKTGPEYEEMKSRVKGSNLHTVCQEAGCPNIHECWESREASFLIGGAFCTRRCDFCDIATGKPTEYDRDEPRRVAENIREMDLNYVTVTGVTRDDLDDEGAWLYAETIRRVHELNPHTGMEILTPDFSGKPELLQEVFETRPEVFAHNVETVPRIFKQIRPAFNFDRSLDVINQAHKFGLITKSNLILGMGETKDEVYEALSHMREVGLDIITITQYLRPGPNFHPIDRWVRPEEFIEYRDAAEEMGFTVMSGPLVRSSYRGGRLYVEAMTNRGFDIPQNLAHLAETSGGATSQEASTLLEKYGPSEEHPVGAFRR, encoded by the coding sequence GTGACTATTGCACCAGAAGGACGCAGGCTGCTGCGCATCGAGAAGCGCAACATCCAGACCCCGATCGAGTCGAAGCCGCGGTGGATCCGCAACTCCGTCAAGACCGGGCCGGAGTACGAGGAGATGAAGAGCCGCGTCAAGGGCTCCAACCTCCACACCGTGTGTCAGGAGGCGGGCTGCCCCAACATCCACGAGTGCTGGGAGTCCCGCGAGGCGTCGTTCCTCATCGGCGGTGCGTTCTGCACCCGCCGCTGCGACTTCTGTGACATCGCCACGGGCAAACCCACCGAGTACGACCGGGACGAGCCACGTCGCGTGGCGGAGAACATCCGCGAGATGGACCTCAACTACGTCACCGTCACCGGCGTGACCCGCGACGACCTCGACGACGAGGGCGCCTGGCTCTACGCCGAAACTATCCGCCGCGTGCACGAGCTCAATCCGCACACCGGCATGGAAATCCTCACCCCGGACTTCTCCGGCAAGCCCGAGCTGCTCCAGGAGGTCTTCGAGACCAGGCCCGAAGTGTTCGCGCATAACGTGGAGACCGTGCCGCGCATCTTCAAGCAGATCCGCCCCGCGTTCAACTTCGACCGCTCCCTCGACGTGATCAACCAGGCCCACAAGTTCGGCCTGATCACCAAGTCCAACCTCATCCTCGGCATGGGCGAGACCAAGGACGAGGTCTACGAGGCGCTTTCCCACATGCGCGAGGTGGGACTGGACATCATCACCATCACCCAGTACCTGCGCCCGGGGCCGAACTTCCACCCCATCGACCGCTGGGTCCGCCCCGAGGAGTTCATCGAGTACCGCGACGCGGCCGAAGAAATGGGCTTCACGGTGATGTCCGGCCCGCTCGTGCGCTCCTCCTACCGCGGTGGCCGCCTCTACGTTGAGGCAATGACCAACCGCGGCTTCGACATCCCGCAGAATCTCGCGCACCTCGCAGAGACATCTGGGGGCGCGACCTCCCAGGAGGCCTCCACCCTGCTGGAGAAGTACGGCCCCTCGGAGGAGCATCCCGTCGGAGCCTTCCGCAGGTAG
- a CDS encoding alpha/beta hydrolase-fold protein, whose translation MSGFLDAADLHRSFAHADTGRVEALVAELRRRGMPLWDTDSDRVTFVRQVPGAPDDLGVHVQINRVTDKHLYSRGLMDRIPGTDLWVRTLHLPPTARISYGFSEFTGEAPTTSPRPGHHRAATLPDPLNPRPFSALIGPLAPAQEEWDDPRDPLGQLSESVVQTPLGPRPTWLYLPEDPGPAEDLPLLIVFDAEVWRDIHPLPRALDNAVASGRLRRMAVLGVPMIDHADRMALLGAHEGFLDAVAGPLTSWAEDHAATRGVRLTERVVAGQSLGGTTALSLMLRHPSAVDAVIAQSPSLWWEPDADVSPASLGERERDWLTSRFDRATPTKTRVLLSVGTLETTSVAHVTELHVLLSSRGIASEFTAVTGGHDFLWWRGELLRSLSALVPPVNGA comes from the coding sequence ATGAGTGGTTTTCTAGATGCAGCAGACCTCCACCGGAGTTTCGCCCACGCGGACACCGGCCGCGTCGAGGCGCTGGTGGCCGAGCTGCGCCGGCGTGGAATGCCGCTGTGGGACACGGACTCCGACCGGGTGACCTTCGTGCGGCAGGTCCCCGGGGCGCCGGACGATCTCGGCGTGCACGTGCAGATCAACCGGGTCACGGACAAACACCTGTACTCCCGGGGGCTGATGGACCGCATCCCGGGCACCGACCTCTGGGTACGCACGCTGCACCTCCCACCCACCGCGAGAATCTCCTACGGTTTCAGCGAGTTCACCGGGGAAGCCCCCACCACCAGCCCGCGCCCGGGCCACCACCGGGCAGCCACACTGCCCGACCCCCTCAATCCCCGCCCGTTCTCCGCCCTGATCGGGCCCTTGGCCCCGGCGCAGGAGGAGTGGGACGATCCCCGCGACCCGCTGGGACAACTCAGCGAATCAGTGGTGCAGACCCCGCTCGGACCGCGGCCGACGTGGCTGTATCTCCCCGAAGACCCGGGCCCGGCGGAGGATCTTCCGCTGCTCATCGTCTTCGACGCCGAGGTGTGGCGCGACATCCATCCTCTGCCTCGGGCCCTCGACAACGCGGTCGCGTCCGGGCGTCTGCGTCGCATGGCGGTCCTCGGCGTGCCCATGATCGACCACGCCGACCGGATGGCACTCCTCGGGGCGCACGAGGGATTTCTCGATGCCGTGGCCGGTCCACTGACCAGCTGGGCCGAGGACCACGCCGCCACCAGGGGCGTACGGCTGACGGAACGGGTCGTGGCCGGTCAGAGCCTGGGCGGAACCACCGCGCTGTCGCTGATGCTGCGTCACCCGTCGGCGGTGGACGCGGTCATCGCGCAGTCACCCTCGCTGTGGTGGGAGCCGGACGCGGACGTTTCTCCCGCTTCGCTCGGGGAGCGGGAGCGGGACTGGCTGACCTCCCGCTTCGACCGGGCGACGCCGACGAAGACCCGGGTGCTGCTCTCGGTGGGCACCCTCGAAACGACCAGCGTCGCCCATGTCACAGAACTCCACGTGCTGCTGTCCAGCCGGGGAATTGCCTCGGAGTTCACCGCGGTCACCGGCGGCCACGACTTTCTCTGGTGGCGTGGAGAGCTCCTGCGTTCCCTGTCCGCGCTCGTTCCTCCCGTCAACGGCGCCTGA
- a CDS encoding DUF4191 domain-containing protein: MAKDKDKGSTAASKVAEKAAKKEQRQAKRTQRNNTWKQMWEAFNLQRKQDKKLIPLMLLVLLGTMLVFFLLGLLWGGQWWMLVIAIPLGVLLAVLLFTRRLESSMYDRVADQTGAGGWALENMRNTMGVAWITKTGVAGTTQMDVVHRVVGNPGVVLVGEGNPTRLKPLMKQQAKRIDRVLAGVPVYEVFVGDDEEKDQVPLKKLQRHMLKFPRNYKKDEVYSLSAKLDAIDATTARQAGLPKGPMPKQAQNMSGMNRRMRRAQERQGK, translated from the coding sequence ATGGCGAAAGACAAAGACAAGGGTTCCACCGCCGCCTCCAAGGTTGCCGAGAAGGCCGCCAAGAAGGAGCAGCGGCAGGCCAAGCGCACGCAGCGCAACAACACCTGGAAGCAGATGTGGGAGGCGTTCAACCTCCAGCGCAAGCAGGACAAGAAGCTCATCCCGCTCATGCTCCTGGTGCTGCTGGGCACCATGCTCGTCTTCTTCCTGCTCGGCCTCCTCTGGGGTGGCCAGTGGTGGATGCTCGTCATCGCAATCCCGCTCGGCGTGCTGCTGGCCGTCCTGCTGTTCACCCGCCGGCTGGAGTCGTCGATGTACGACCGCGTCGCTGATCAGACGGGCGCCGGCGGCTGGGCGCTGGAGAACATGCGCAACACCATGGGCGTTGCGTGGATCACCAAGACCGGTGTCGCGGGAACGACGCAGATGGATGTCGTCCACCGCGTGGTCGGCAACCCCGGCGTCGTCCTCGTCGGCGAGGGCAACCCCACCCGCCTCAAGCCGCTGATGAAGCAGCAGGCCAAGCGCATCGACCGCGTGCTCGCCGGGGTGCCCGTCTACGAGGTCTTCGTCGGTGACGACGAGGAGAAGGACCAGGTTCCGCTGAAGAAGCTCCAGCGCCACATGCTGAAGTTCCCGCGCAACTACAAGAAGGACGAGGTCTACTCCCTCTCCGCCAAGCTCGACGCCATCGACGCCACCACCGCCCGGCAGGCCGGCCTGCCCAAGGGGCCGATGCCCAAGCAGGCGCAGAACATGTCCGGCATGAACCGCCGCATGCGCCGCGCCCAGGAGCGCCAGGGCAAGTAA
- a CDS encoding GyrI-like domain-containing protein has product MSIDLKKDLPHLYRPGARDFVEVDVPPRTYLAIDGEGDPNTSAAYREAIETIYPAAYAVRKAFKQRTGDAFVVGPLEALWWAEDPADFARGNKDTWKWTLLIPLPDEVAQEDMAATGVEKREIREGRCLQILHIGPYDAEGPTLHRLHHEVMPAQKVTFNGAHHEFYLSDVRKTAPEKLRTVLRQPVRPE; this is encoded by the coding sequence ATGAGCATCGATCTGAAGAAGGATCTCCCCCACCTCTACCGACCCGGTGCCCGGGACTTCGTGGAGGTCGATGTCCCGCCGCGGACGTACCTGGCCATCGACGGCGAGGGTGACCCCAACACGTCCGCGGCCTACCGGGAGGCCATCGAGACGATCTACCCGGCGGCCTACGCCGTGCGAAAGGCGTTCAAGCAGCGCACCGGCGACGCCTTTGTCGTCGGCCCGCTCGAGGCCCTGTGGTGGGCGGAGGACCCGGCGGACTTCGCCCGCGGCAACAAGGACACGTGGAAATGGACCCTGCTCATTCCGCTCCCGGACGAGGTGGCACAAGAGGACATGGCTGCGACGGGCGTCGAGAAGCGGGAGATCCGGGAGGGTCGGTGCCTGCAGATCCTGCACATCGGACCCTATGACGCCGAGGGGCCGACGCTGCACCGGCTGCACCACGAGGTCATGCCCGCGCAGAAAGTGACCTTCAACGGCGCGCACCACGAGTTCTATCTCAGCGATGTGCGAAAGACGGCGCCGGAGAAGCTGCGGACGGTGCTGCGCCAGCCGGTCAGGCCCGAATAA
- a CDS encoding RDD family protein yields MVNSTRASGEAAFWPGKIIGLPESGPGSMASVARRAGAVAIDWLISWIIAAFINMFTNALGDTATLTLLVWVVIGIIGGWLFARTPGMAVLRLGVARVDVAGARVGLWRAAVRTLLTMFVLPAAMVDVDGRGMHDRGTGTAVIRA; encoded by the coding sequence ATGGTGAACAGCACGCGGGCGAGTGGTGAAGCAGCTTTTTGGCCCGGCAAGATCATTGGTCTCCCCGAATCCGGGCCCGGGTCGATGGCCTCGGTGGCCAGGCGCGCGGGTGCGGTCGCGATCGACTGGCTCATCTCCTGGATCATCGCCGCCTTCATCAACATGTTCACCAACGCTCTCGGCGACACCGCGACACTGACGTTGCTGGTGTGGGTGGTCATCGGCATCATCGGTGGCTGGCTCTTTGCCCGGACCCCGGGTATGGCGGTCCTGCGCCTGGGCGTCGCGCGTGTCGACGTCGCCGGTGCCCGCGTGGGCCTCTGGCGCGCGGCCGTGCGCACGCTTCTGACCATGTTTGTTCTGCCCGCCGCGATGGTGGATGTCGACGGCCGGGGCATGCACGACCGCGGCACCGGCACCGCCGTTATTCGGGCCTGA
- the glnA gene encoding type I glutamate--ammonia ligase, translated as MAFENIKEIVQFIQDEDVQFLDIRFTDVPGTEHHFTLPASAFDEEAAEAGMAFDGSSIRGFTTIDESDMTLLPDPASAYVDPFREVKTLNMQFFVNDPFTFEPFSRDPRNVAKKAEEYLQSTGIADSASFGMEAEFYVFDKVSYAADVNQAFFHVDSEEGWWNRGEETNLDGSPNLGNKTRVKGGYFPNTPVDQTQEVRDAMVQRLLQVGFDVERFHHEVGTGGQNEINYRFDTLLRAADDLQTFKYIIKNTAAEYGKVATFMPKPLAGDNGSGMHAHQSLWKDGKPLFYDESGYGGLSDTARYYIGGLLHHAPAVLAFSNPTLNSYHRLVPGFEAPINLVYSQRNRSAAVRIPITGNNPKAKRLEFRAPDPSGNPYLGLAAMLMAGIDGIKNRIEPHAPVDKDLYELPPEEAKSIPQAPTSLEAALQALRDDHEFLLEGDVFTEDLIDTYINYKVEHEIMPTRLRPTPLEYEMYFDV; from the coding sequence GTGGCATTTGAAAACATCAAGGAAATCGTCCAGTTCATCCAGGACGAGGACGTGCAGTTCCTGGACATCCGCTTCACCGATGTCCCCGGAACCGAGCACCACTTCACCCTCCCCGCCTCTGCCTTCGATGAGGAGGCGGCCGAGGCTGGCATGGCGTTCGACGGTTCGTCGATTCGCGGCTTCACCACCATTGATGAGTCGGACATGACGCTGCTGCCGGATCCGGCGAGCGCGTACGTGGATCCGTTCCGCGAAGTCAAGACGCTGAACATGCAGTTCTTCGTCAACGACCCCTTCACCTTCGAGCCCTTCTCCCGCGACCCGCGCAACGTGGCTAAGAAGGCCGAGGAGTACCTGCAGTCCACCGGCATTGCGGACTCCGCGTCCTTCGGCATGGAGGCGGAGTTCTACGTCTTCGACAAGGTGAGCTACGCCGCGGACGTCAACCAGGCGTTCTTCCACGTCGACTCCGAGGAGGGCTGGTGGAACCGCGGCGAGGAGACTAACCTCGACGGCTCCCCCAACCTGGGCAACAAGACGCGTGTCAAGGGCGGCTACTTCCCCAACACGCCGGTCGACCAGACCCAGGAGGTGCGCGACGCCATGGTGCAGCGCCTGCTCCAGGTCGGCTTCGACGTCGAGCGTTTCCACCACGAGGTGGGCACCGGTGGGCAGAACGAGATCAACTACCGCTTCGACACCCTTCTGCGCGCGGCCGATGACCTGCAGACCTTCAAGTACATCATCAAGAACACCGCCGCCGAGTACGGCAAGGTGGCCACCTTCATGCCCAAGCCGCTCGCCGGTGACAACGGCTCGGGCATGCACGCCCACCAGTCGCTGTGGAAGGACGGCAAGCCGCTGTTCTACGACGAGTCCGGCTACGGCGGGCTTTCCGACACCGCCCGCTATTACATCGGCGGCCTGCTCCACCACGCCCCGGCCGTGCTGGCGTTCAGCAACCCGACGCTGAACTCCTACCACCGCCTGGTCCCCGGTTTCGAGGCCCCGATCAACCTGGTGTACTCCCAGCGCAACCGCTCGGCCGCCGTGCGCATCCCCATCACGGGCAACAACCCCAAGGCCAAGCGCCTGGAGTTCCGCGCGCCGGACCCCTCGGGCAACCCTTACCTGGGCCTGGCCGCCATGCTCATGGCGGGCATCGACGGCATCAAGAACCGCATCGAGCCCCACGCCCCGGTGGACAAGGACCTCTACGAGCTCCCGCCGGAGGAGGCCAAGTCCATCCCCCAGGCCCCGACCTCCCTCGAGGCCGCCCTGCAGGCACTTCGCGACGACCACGAGTTCCTCCTCGAGGGCGACGTGTTCACCGAGGATCTCATCGACACCTACATCAACTACAAGGTGGAGCACGAGATCATGCCGACCCGCCTGCGCCCGACGCCGCTCGAGTACGAAATGTACTTCGACGTCTAA